Proteins co-encoded in one Pseudarthrobacter chlorophenolicus A6 genomic window:
- the uxaC gene encoding glucuronate isomerase → MSQSIASHPDRLLPADPGTRSIARSLLERVQDLPIISPHGHVDAAVIEHNTAFPDPAALLVSPDHYVTRLIHASGVDQDLLRPQTGAKGDPNAVPDARTVWREFCKAWPLFEGTASGYWLRTQFQSVFGLREEPDAGNPDASYDAISARLQEPGFRPRELFKDFNIEVLATTDDPLDSLSSHQAIAADPSFHGRVLPTFRPDQYLNIAHPQWQDNVERLIAAAGDGGTGYGAYITALENRRRYFVDNGAVSADHGVRTPRTLKLSDSEAARLFDTARSGKATAQDREDFEAHMMYQMARMSVEDGLVMTIHPGSFRNHHEPTFNTYGADSGHDIPFAIDYTEAVRPLLQDFGAAKDFHLVLFTMDETVFSRELAPLAGFYPSVFLGAPWWFLDAPDAMLRFRSAVTETAGFSRSSGFIDDTRAFCSIPARHDASRRIEASFLARLVAEHRVTEERAHELIVDIVDGSPRRVFKL, encoded by the coding sequence ATGTCACAGTCCATTGCCTCCCATCCCGACCGGCTCCTGCCCGCTGACCCCGGAACGCGGAGCATCGCCCGCAGCCTGCTGGAACGTGTGCAGGACCTGCCCATCATTTCCCCCCATGGCCACGTTGACGCCGCCGTCATCGAGCACAACACCGCCTTTCCTGACCCGGCAGCGCTGCTGGTCAGTCCGGACCATTACGTCACGCGCCTGATCCATGCCAGCGGTGTGGACCAGGACCTGCTGCGTCCCCAGACGGGCGCCAAGGGAGACCCCAATGCGGTGCCGGATGCCCGCACCGTGTGGCGTGAGTTCTGCAAGGCCTGGCCCCTCTTCGAAGGCACGGCCTCCGGTTATTGGCTGCGGACCCAGTTCCAGAGCGTCTTCGGCCTCCGGGAAGAGCCGGACGCCGGGAACCCGGATGCCAGCTACGACGCCATCTCCGCCCGCCTGCAGGAACCCGGCTTCCGCCCGCGCGAGCTCTTCAAGGACTTCAACATCGAGGTGCTGGCCACCACCGATGACCCGCTGGACAGCCTGTCCAGCCACCAGGCCATTGCCGCCGATCCGTCCTTCCACGGCCGCGTCCTGCCAACGTTCCGGCCGGACCAGTACCTGAACATTGCGCACCCGCAGTGGCAGGACAACGTGGAGCGCCTCATCGCCGCAGCGGGCGACGGCGGCACGGGCTACGGCGCGTACATCACCGCCCTCGAAAACCGCCGCCGCTATTTCGTGGACAACGGCGCCGTCTCGGCGGACCACGGTGTCCGTACGCCGCGCACGCTCAAGCTCAGCGATTCGGAAGCCGCCCGCCTCTTCGACACGGCCCGCTCCGGCAAGGCCACGGCGCAGGACCGCGAAGATTTCGAAGCGCACATGATGTACCAGATGGCCCGGATGTCCGTTGAGGACGGGCTGGTGATGACCATCCACCCCGGGTCCTTCCGCAACCATCACGAACCCACCTTCAACACTTACGGTGCGGACAGCGGCCACGACATCCCGTTTGCCATCGACTACACCGAGGCGGTCCGGCCGCTGCTGCAGGACTTCGGTGCGGCCAAGGACTTCCACCTGGTGCTGTTCACCATGGACGAGACGGTCTTCTCCCGCGAACTGGCGCCGCTGGCCGGGTTCTACCCCTCCGTGTTCCTGGGCGCTCCGTGGTGGTTCCTCGATGCACCGGACGCCATGCTCCGCTTCCGTTCCGCCGTCACCGAGACTGCCGGGTTCTCGCGTTCGTCCGGTTTCATCGACGACACGCGCGCCTTCTGCTCCATTCCCGCCCGGCATGACGCCTCGCGCCGGATTGAGGCCTCCTTCCTGGCCCGGCTGGTGGCCGAGCACCGGGTTACGGAGGAGCGTGCCCACGAACTCATCGTCGACATCGTTGACGGGTCCCCACGAAGGGTCTTCAAACTGTGA
- a CDS encoding mannitol dehydrogenase family protein, which translates to MTIARTADAGTPVSEAAAPAVPQLSRTLRPAAKAPVRIVHLGLGAFHRSHQAWYTQHAGDAAQWGIAAFTGRRPDAAEALSGQDGLYTVVERGDAGDTFEVVSSIVEAVDGADAGRLTALIAAAGTAVVTLTITEAAYGLGADGQFDRKAQGVAADLQELSAGTDGRPATPVGRLVHALAARKAAGAGPLAVVCCDNLSNNGTVASTAVVGMAEAWNPELAAWIVENISFVSTSVDRITPRTTDADVESVKAACGYFDNSPVVAEPFRNWVLSGDFPAGRPRWEDAGAVFVDDIEPYENRKLWLLNGAHSLLAYAGQLRGHATVAEALADPVCLAAVERFWNEAEANLTGAAAHGADLQVPAYREQLLARFRNARIAHHLTQIALDGSTKLRMRAVPVLTAERDGGRSGAGAAAMIAAWVAFCIDATGRGRTVQDPLSDGIEAACALAGADRVRALLALLSVPLSQDDAVVELVDGLAGGFARQGA; encoded by the coding sequence GTGACCATCGCAAGAACCGCCGACGCCGGCACACCGGTTTCCGAGGCCGCGGCACCTGCCGTCCCGCAACTTTCCCGGACGCTGCGGCCCGCCGCCAAAGCGCCTGTCCGGATCGTCCACCTGGGACTTGGTGCCTTCCACCGCTCGCACCAGGCCTGGTACACGCAGCACGCCGGAGATGCCGCCCAGTGGGGGATTGCAGCGTTCACCGGACGCCGACCTGACGCGGCTGAAGCCCTGTCCGGACAGGACGGCCTGTACACGGTGGTTGAGCGCGGGGACGCCGGTGACACCTTCGAGGTGGTGAGCAGCATCGTCGAGGCGGTGGACGGGGCCGACGCCGGCCGCCTCACCGCCCTGATCGCCGCCGCCGGCACTGCCGTGGTCACGCTGACCATCACCGAGGCCGCCTACGGGCTCGGGGCAGACGGTCAGTTTGACCGGAAAGCGCAGGGCGTCGCCGCAGACCTCCAGGAACTCTCGGCCGGAACCGACGGCAGGCCGGCCACCCCGGTGGGCCGACTGGTCCATGCCCTGGCCGCCCGCAAGGCTGCCGGCGCCGGACCACTCGCCGTTGTGTGCTGCGACAACCTCTCCAACAACGGCACCGTGGCCAGCACCGCGGTGGTGGGCATGGCGGAGGCGTGGAACCCGGAGCTCGCCGCCTGGATAGTGGAAAACATCAGCTTCGTCAGCACCTCCGTGGACCGCATTACCCCGCGGACCACGGACGCCGACGTCGAGTCCGTTAAAGCCGCGTGCGGCTACTTCGATAACTCGCCGGTGGTGGCCGAGCCGTTCCGCAACTGGGTCCTCAGTGGCGACTTCCCGGCCGGCCGGCCGCGCTGGGAGGACGCGGGGGCCGTCTTCGTGGACGACATTGAACCCTACGAGAACCGCAAACTGTGGTTGCTGAACGGTGCCCATTCCCTGCTGGCCTACGCGGGCCAGCTCCGGGGCCACGCAACGGTTGCCGAAGCCCTGGCAGACCCGGTGTGCCTGGCCGCCGTCGAGCGTTTCTGGAACGAAGCGGAGGCCAACCTTACGGGAGCGGCAGCGCACGGTGCGGACCTGCAGGTTCCGGCCTACCGGGAGCAGCTCCTGGCGCGGTTCCGCAATGCGCGGATCGCGCACCACCTCACCCAGATCGCCCTGGACGGCAGTACCAAACTGCGGATGCGTGCCGTTCCGGTCCTCACGGCAGAGCGCGACGGCGGCAGGTCCGGTGCGGGCGCGGCCGCCATGATCGCGGCGTGGGTTGCCTTCTGCATCGACGCAACAGGCCGCGGCCGGACCGTCCAGGACCCGCTGTCCGATGGCATCGAGGCGGCATGCGCGCTGGCCGGAGCTGACCGCGTGCGCGCCCTGCTCGCACTGCTCAGCGTCCCGCTTTCACAGGATGACGCCGTAGTGGAACTGGTGGACGGACTGGCCGGAGGCTTTGCCCGCCAGGGGGCGTAG
- the uidB gene encoding glucuronide transporter, producing the protein MKKLNRLSIVGYGAGDAANNLAFTTATMFLLVYYTDVAGISAAAAGTLLLAVRIFDAFADVFAGRIVDRTFSKRFGKFRPFIMFGSIPLLLLSVATFSVPQIGETGTLLYAYVTYAALGLAYSLVNIPYGSLAGAMTQDPGERAKLGSARMIGAALVGSSLGIFVAPLIKPGANLQATFTGITLAFVVIGAALYFFTVFTAKERVHRSVPNVSFKQSVDTLKGNKPLMMLCLSSFLFLTGYLALTSVQLYYLRDVLGRLDLYPVLSIAQLVLTFVLAAIMPRLVRTIGKKNVYIYASLVSVVGGIIIFAAPPSQTWIGFGGLIVSLVGVMAVNIVVWALEADTVEYGEWKTGVRTEGITYALFSFTRKTGQAVGGALAAYALALGGYKSGAVQTAEAAFGIQVAAGAIPAVLTILAVLVMSRYKLTDDMHAGIIRDITARRAEAEAGPDAASAPQAAASTTSASAAHTS; encoded by the coding sequence GTGAAGAAGCTGAACAGGCTCAGCATCGTCGGCTATGGCGCCGGCGATGCCGCCAACAACCTGGCATTCACCACTGCCACCATGTTCCTGCTGGTCTACTACACGGACGTGGCAGGGATTTCTGCGGCAGCCGCCGGCACGCTGCTGCTGGCCGTCAGGATCTTCGATGCGTTCGCCGATGTCTTCGCCGGACGCATCGTGGACAGGACCTTCAGCAAGCGCTTCGGCAAGTTCCGTCCGTTCATCATGTTCGGTTCCATCCCGCTGCTCCTGCTCAGCGTTGCCACGTTCTCAGTCCCGCAGATCGGCGAAACCGGAACGCTCCTCTATGCTTACGTCACCTACGCAGCGCTGGGCCTGGCCTACAGCTTGGTGAACATCCCCTACGGCTCGTTGGCCGGCGCCATGACCCAGGATCCGGGGGAGCGGGCCAAGCTCGGCTCCGCCCGCATGATCGGGGCGGCGCTGGTGGGCTCGTCGCTGGGTATCTTCGTAGCACCGCTGATCAAGCCCGGTGCAAACCTGCAGGCTACCTTCACCGGAATCACCCTGGCGTTCGTGGTGATTGGTGCGGCCCTCTACTTCTTCACTGTCTTCACGGCCAAGGAACGCGTCCACCGTTCAGTCCCCAACGTTTCCTTCAAGCAGAGCGTGGACACACTCAAGGGCAACAAGCCGCTCATGATGCTGTGCCTGAGCTCGTTCCTCTTCCTCACCGGCTACCTGGCACTTACCTCGGTCCAGCTGTACTACCTTCGCGACGTGCTCGGCCGGCTGGACCTCTACCCGGTGCTGTCCATCGCACAGCTGGTCCTCACCTTCGTGCTGGCGGCCATCATGCCGCGACTGGTCCGCACCATCGGCAAGAAGAACGTCTACATCTACGCGTCGCTGGTCTCGGTTGTTGGCGGAATCATCATCTTCGCAGCGCCGCCGAGCCAAACGTGGATCGGCTTCGGCGGGCTCATCGTCAGCCTGGTGGGCGTGATGGCCGTCAATATCGTGGTGTGGGCCCTGGAAGCGGACACCGTGGAGTACGGCGAATGGAAGACCGGTGTCCGCACCGAGGGCATCACCTACGCGCTCTTCTCCTTCACCCGCAAGACCGGGCAGGCGGTGGGCGGCGCCCTCGCGGCCTACGCCCTGGCCCTGGGAGGCTACAAGTCCGGTGCTGTCCAAACAGCCGAGGCTGCGTTCGGGATCCAGGTAGCCGCAGGCGCCATTCCTGCGGTCCTGACAATCCTGGCCGTGCTGGTGATGTCCCGCTACAAACTCACCGATGACATGCACGCAGGCATCATCCGCGACATCACGGCCCGCCGAGCGGAGGCTGAAGCCGGTCCGGACGCAGCTTCCGCGCCCCAGGCTGCTGCCTCCACCACTTCCGCATCTGCAGCTCATACCAGCTAG
- a CDS encoding LacI family DNA-binding transcriptional regulator gives MSESRTQDLSDSSAEARKPVRSGKSSATIYDIAKLAGVNPSTVSRALSKPGRVSAKTQKLIEDAAAQLEYRVNPFARALPTGRTNTLALIVADITNPTFFGIIRGAESTATARDYTLMLAESAESADTELTAARRMLATVDGLILASPRMDDNHIRELAREKPVVVINRQVDGVPSVVPDVNKGIGEAVRNLAANGHRKVAYVAGPPQSWMTARRWEGVKAACEWSHLECVQLPSPKPTVDGGRQVARDVVASGATAVMTYNDLLAIGLMQELQAAGMQVPDRISIVGFDDIFGADFTTPALTTIRSPMTACGTEAATLLMEVLHGAEEVSPALQVETELVLRGSSGRLLVADHPA, from the coding sequence GTGAGCGAATCCAGGACACAGGACCTTTCCGATTCATCCGCCGAAGCCCGGAAGCCGGTCCGCAGCGGCAAATCGAGCGCCACCATCTACGACATCGCCAAGCTGGCCGGAGTGAACCCCTCCACGGTTTCCCGCGCCCTCAGCAAGCCGGGCCGCGTCAGCGCCAAGACCCAGAAGCTGATCGAGGACGCCGCCGCCCAGCTCGAGTACCGCGTCAACCCCTTCGCACGGGCCCTGCCCACTGGCCGCACCAACACCCTGGCATTGATCGTCGCTGACATCACCAACCCCACCTTCTTCGGCATTATCCGCGGGGCCGAGTCCACGGCCACTGCCCGGGATTACACGTTGATGCTCGCCGAGTCCGCCGAATCCGCGGACACCGAACTGACGGCGGCGCGCCGCATGCTCGCCACTGTGGACGGCCTCATCCTGGCGAGCCCCCGCATGGACGACAACCACATCCGCGAACTGGCCCGGGAGAAGCCGGTGGTGGTGATCAACCGCCAGGTGGACGGTGTTCCTTCGGTGGTGCCGGACGTGAACAAGGGCATTGGTGAGGCCGTGCGGAACCTTGCCGCCAACGGCCACCGGAAGGTCGCCTACGTGGCCGGGCCGCCGCAGTCCTGGATGACCGCCCGCCGCTGGGAGGGCGTCAAGGCTGCCTGTGAGTGGTCCCACCTGGAGTGCGTCCAGCTTCCGTCGCCCAAGCCAACGGTCGACGGCGGCAGGCAGGTTGCGCGCGACGTCGTCGCCAGCGGTGCCACGGCGGTGATGACCTACAACGACCTCCTGGCCATCGGCCTGATGCAGGAGCTGCAGGCCGCCGGCATGCAGGTTCCGGACCGGATCAGCATTGTGGGCTTCGATGACATTTTCGGCGCGGACTTCACCACCCCTGCCCTCACCACCATCAGGTCACCGATGACGGCCTGCGGCACCGAGGCGGCAACGCTGCTGATGGAGGTGCTGCACGGCGCCGAGGAAGTGTCACCGGCGCTGCAGGTGGAAACCGAGCTGGTCCTGCGTGGTTCCAGCGGCCGGCTGCTGGTGGCGGACCATCCCGCCTGA